Proteins found in one Brachyspira murdochii DSM 12563 genomic segment:
- a CDS encoding type 1 glutamine amidotransferase domain-containing protein, with protein MKALIITDNFFEDSELFYPYFRLIEEGIDVDIAALNKGEIKGEYFFKAEAKLNFSEVDPSNYKALIIPGGRAPEAIRGNDDVKRIIKYFVDNNLTIGAICHGQQTLISAKVLEGKDATCYIGIRDDLMNAKANYKDEKVVVCGNIVTSRCPDDLPYFAKEIINKLK; from the coding sequence ATGAAAGCATTAATTATTACAGACAATTTTTTTGAAGATTCAGAATTGTTTTATCCATATTTCAGACTTATAGAAGAGGGCATTGATGTTGATATAGCAGCTCTAAATAAAGGTGAGATTAAAGGAGAATATTTTTTCAAAGCAGAAGCAAAATTAAATTTCTCAGAGGTTGATCCTTCAAATTATAAAGCATTAATAATACCGGGAGGAAGAGCACCTGAAGCTATAAGAGGTAATGACGATGTAAAAAGAATAATAAAATATTTCGTCGATAATAATCTTACTATAGGAGCAATATGCCATGGACAGCAGACTTTGATATCAGCTAAAGTTTTGGAAGGCAAAGATGCTACCTGCTATATAGGCATAAGAGATGACTTGATGAATGCCAAAGCCAATTATAAAGATGAAAAAGTAGTGGTATGCGGTAATATTGTAACTTCAAGATGCCCAGATGATTTGCCTTATTTTGCTAAAGAGATAATTAATAAACTCAAATAA
- a CDS encoding helix-turn-helix domain-containing protein — protein sequence MLNDKPVSYFIKNKRYILESRKNKNKNELIAIGNFLEILKDEEINNVTLKNLREWDNKNVLPAYRITHGPIREKVRYYSKEHIDIVREILRLKALGFEIPDIKKIIFDNIPECLIFVSKDILKKEEIKKMKGLIENINKKEADIIKAIIKNSKKEFYNNFNIDNLNDEYIKNLISQYKDSNLENKEDSNIISFILILISAFNCYDENNNIFDREKFSNYINDIAGRY from the coding sequence ATGTTAAACGATAAGCCTGTATCATATTTTATAAAAAATAAAAGATATATTCTTGAAAGCAGAAAAAATAAAAACAAAAATGAATTAATTGCTATAGGAAATTTTTTAGAAATTTTAAAAGACGAAGAAATCAATAATGTAACATTAAAAAATTTAAGAGAATGGGATAATAAAAATGTACTTCCAGCATACAGAATTACTCATGGACCTATAAGAGAAAAGGTAAGATACTACAGCAAAGAGCATATTGATATTGTAAGAGAGATACTTCGTTTAAAGGCATTGGGCTTTGAGATACCTGATATTAAAAAGATAATATTTGATAATATACCGGAGTGCTTAATATTTGTAAGTAAGGATATACTAAAAAAAGAGGAAATAAAAAAAATGAAGGGCTTAATTGAAAACATCAATAAAAAAGAGGCTGATATAATAAAGGCTATAATAAAAAACTCTAAAAAAGAATTTTATAATAATTTTAATATAGATAATTTAAATGATGAATATATAAAAAATCTTATAAGTCAGTATAAAGATTCTAATTTAGAAAATAAAGAAGATTCAAATATTATTAGTTTTATACTTATTTTGATTAGTGCATTTAATTGCTATGATGAAAATAATAATATCTTTGATAGAGAGAAGTTTTCAAATTACATTAATGATATAGCAGGCAGGTATTAA
- a CDS encoding chromate transporter, with amino-acid sequence MDNISQSKKPKWYTMFFSFFYIGLVTIGGGLAMLPIMEEEFVSKRKFLTKDEIIDIFALAQSIPGVIAVNSSLLTGFKVAGIFGGIMAGIGVMAPSFIIILMIAPIFERFQDTEYVHKAFLGIRGAIAGLILLSAFGMGKQVMKDKFTVILFILSFILVVFLNFNVIYALLLSALIGWLYYLFNKYVIKNNNK; translated from the coding sequence ATGGATAATATTAGTCAGTCTAAAAAGCCCAAATGGTATACTATGTTTTTTTCTTTCTTTTATATAGGGCTTGTTACTATAGGAGGAGGACTTGCTATGCTTCCTATTATGGAAGAAGAGTTTGTAAGTAAAAGAAAGTTCTTAACTAAAGATGAAATAATAGATATATTTGCTCTAGCTCAAAGTATACCGGGTGTAATTGCTGTAAACTCATCGCTTCTTACAGGTTTTAAAGTAGCTGGAATATTCGGAGGTATAATGGCAGGTATAGGTGTTATGGCTCCTTCATTTATTATTATACTTATGATAGCTCCAATATTTGAAAGATTTCAGGACACAGAGTATGTACATAAGGCATTTTTAGGAATACGCGGTGCTATAGCAGGGCTTATACTTCTTTCTGCTTTCGGAATGGGTAAACAAGTAATGAAGGATAAGTTTACTGTTATTCTTTTCATACTTAGTTTTATTTTGGTTGTATTTTTGAACTTTAATGTAATATATGCTCTGCTTTTATCAGCATTGATAGGCTGGCTCTATTACCTATTTAATAAATATGTTATAAAAAATAATAATAAATAA
- a CDS encoding chromate transporter, whose product MIYLRLFYVFAKLGLFTYGGGYAIIALLLGILEDYGWVTSAEFSNLVAISQITPGPIAINSATFVGYKVAGVLGSAVATFGIFLPAFVITMIVSKFFYAVKNNEQFNSIMNALRVCAVALIASAVVTFTKDAFFVQLTETSILRNIVFIQNIFKYISPIGVFIFALSIFLKIKKVPILAIIAISAVLGIILY is encoded by the coding sequence ATGATATATTTGAGACTTTTTTATGTATTTGCAAAACTCGGACTTTTTACTTACGGAGGCGGATACGCTATTATAGCCTTGCTTTTAGGAATATTAGAAGATTACGGCTGGGTAACTTCTGCCGAGTTCTCCAATCTTGTAGCAATATCGCAGATAACACCCGGACCTATTGCTATTAACTCAGCAACATTTGTAGGATATAAAGTTGCCGGAGTATTAGGTTCAGCAGTTGCTACTTTTGGAATATTTCTTCCGGCATTTGTTATTACTATGATAGTATCAAAGTTTTTTTATGCTGTAAAAAATAATGAACAGTTTAATAGTATAATGAATGCTCTTCGAGTATGTGCTGTGGCATTAATAGCTTCAGCTGTTGTAACTTTTACAAAAGATGCCTTTTTCGTTCAGCTTACAGAAACTTCAATATTAAGAAATATTGTTTTTATTCAAAATATATTCAAATACATTAGCCCAATAGGAGTATTTATATTTGCTTTATCAATATTTTTAAAGATAAAAAAAGTACCGATACTTGCTATAATTGCTATTTCTGCCGTTTTGGGAATAATTTTATATTAA
- a CDS encoding regulatory protein RecX gives MKLKGDKIYIKISGGEVFSIPKNGLYELDLYEGMELEYDEIPHIRNKAYEASARKSAVSVLKRGFISEGMLRDKLIKKGHKKRFINYAVSYCKEYDLIDDKRFVKIAVSSLKLKGKSKRHIIDYLKKCKVKSSLIEKASNSISDKSENKALKEAIKKYYRVYEHKENKEDYIIKALMRKGFKYDRIKKLLTVYLEKKKNIDN, from the coding sequence ATGAAATTAAAAGGCGATAAAATATATATAAAGATATCAGGCGGAGAAGTATTTAGCATACCTAAAAACGGTCTTTATGAGCTTGATTTGTATGAAGGAATGGAGCTTGAATATGATGAGATTCCCCATATAAGAAATAAAGCATATGAAGCTTCAGCAAGAAAGTCGGCTGTGTCAGTTTTAAAACGCGGATTTATAAGCGAGGGTATGCTTAGAGATAAATTAATAAAAAAAGGACATAAAAAAAGATTTATCAACTATGCCGTTTCATACTGCAAAGAATACGACCTTATAGATGATAAAAGATTTGTAAAAATAGCTGTGAGCAGTTTAAAACTCAAAGGAAAAAGTAAAAGGCATATTATAGACTATCTTAAAAAATGCAAAGTAAAAAGCTCATTAATAGAGAAAGCATCTAATTCTATAAGCGATAAAAGCGAAAATAAAGCATTAAAAGAAGCTATAAAAAAATATTATAGAGTGTATGAACATAAAGAAAATAAAGAAGATTATATCATAAAGGCATTAATGAGAAAGGGCTTTAAATATGATAGAATAAAAAAATTATTAACAGTGTATTTAGAGAAAAAGAAAAATATTGATAATTAA
- a CDS encoding YcxB family protein: protein MKKEYKYKLTEDDFIDFQLHYLKMNSSMNKTIKRTIAILVGLYLIVFEAMAIYFRDNAFLIIIIAVLVSAFSIIQILTYRKRIEKKIVKKVKDYSRSGKLDKVFGDKELTVYDDKVVFKESSGVSKFNKEDIQKIDCTNRCIFFYVDEMSAIIIPKSYLSSDDSYFLLSYKK, encoded by the coding sequence ATGAAAAAAGAATATAAGTACAAACTTACAGAAGATGATTTTATAGATTTTCAGCTTCATTATTTGAAGATGAACAGCTCAATGAACAAAACAATAAAAAGAACTATAGCAATATTAGTAGGTTTGTATTTAATCGTATTTGAAGCAATGGCCATATATTTTAGAGATAATGCATTTTTAATAATTATAATAGCAGTATTAGTTTCTGCTTTTTCTATTATACAGATATTAACATATAGAAAACGTATAGAAAAAAAGATAGTAAAAAAAGTTAAAGACTATTCAAGAAGCGGAAAGCTAGATAAAGTTTTTGGAGATAAAGAGTTAACTGTTTATGATGATAAAGTTGTGTTTAAAGAAAGCAGCGGTGTGAGTAAGTTTAATAAAGAAGATATACAAAAAATAGATTGTACTAATAGATGCATATTTTTCTATGTAGATGAGATGTCTGCTATTATTATACCTAAGTCTTATTTAAGTTCAGACGATTCATATTTTCTTTTGTCTTATAAAAAATAA
- a CDS encoding C45 family autoproteolytic acyltransferase/hydolase — translation MYHSRFSKTHYNAGLKYGKILAKNNINPLDKIKISEDRKHFASKCMPIYEDFFPEIIEEIKAMAEGLSIDYKDICSFLFSIYAFTFDNKCSAFAFKTDKDIILAKNSDFLTDIEKYSDSVYYNLDNSYSFIGNTTAFIEMEDGINQKCLSIALTFVYPVKIDYGFNAGMIVRYILEKCRTLKEALYFLKEVPISSAQNIIIADYKGNIALIESNCEKIEIIENDYVFTSNHFTSESMKKYNTNMHDDVYSHERYNTLEKAFKNYEYDFDFAKNLLSGKYGFLCQYDRKNLSIDTIWSSIYSIKNKTVYRTEGNPSRKKFKEDKRLIFD, via the coding sequence ATGTATCATTCAAGATTTTCTAAAACACATTATAATGCAGGATTAAAATATGGAAAAATACTTGCAAAGAACAATATAAATCCTTTAGATAAAATAAAAATATCAGAAGATAGAAAACATTTTGCTTCTAAATGCATGCCTATATATGAGGATTTTTTCCCAGAGATAATAGAAGAGATAAAGGCAATGGCTGAAGGACTTTCTATTGATTATAAAGATATATGTTCTTTTTTATTCAGCATATACGCTTTCACATTTGACAATAAATGCTCTGCCTTTGCTTTTAAAACTGATAAAGATATAATACTTGCTAAAAACAGCGACTTTTTAACAGACATAGAAAAATATTCAGACAGTGTATATTATAATCTTGATAATTCATACTCTTTTATTGGAAATACAACTGCATTTATAGAAATGGAAGACGGTATTAATCAAAAATGTTTAAGTATTGCTTTAACTTTTGTATATCCTGTAAAAATTGATTATGGATTTAATGCTGGAATGATAGTACGATATATTTTAGAGAAGTGCCGCACTTTAAAAGAGGCTTTATATTTTTTAAAAGAAGTTCCTATATCATCAGCACAAAATATTATAATAGCAGACTATAAAGGAAATATTGCTTTAATAGAATCAAACTGTGAAAAAATAGAAATAATAGAAAATGATTATGTATTTACTTCAAATCATTTTACAAGCGAAAGCATGAAAAAATATAATACAAATATGCATGATGATGTTTACTCTCATGAAAGATACAATACTTTGGAAAAAGCATTTAAAAATTATGAGTATGACTTTGATTTTGCTAAAAATCTACTATCAGGTAAATACGGATTTTTGTGCCAATATGACAGAAAAAATTTAAGTATTGATACTATCTGGTCAAGCATATATTCCATTAAAAATAAAACAGTATATAGAACAGAGGGAAATCCTTCAAGAAAAAAATTTAAGGAAGACAAAAGACTTATATTTGATTAA
- a CDS encoding EamA family transporter, giving the protein MYILFALLSSIFAALTAILIKIGLSDINSNLATAIRTIIILIMSWIIVFYTNKNTSIIETIKNINSKTLIFIILSGIATGLSWIFYFKALQIGNVNKAAVIDKLSIVFTIILASIFLKEALTLKVIIGAVFILAGTLIITL; this is encoded by the coding sequence ATGTATATTTTATTTGCACTGCTCTCTTCAATATTTGCAGCACTAACCGCTATATTAATAAAAATAGGGCTTTCTGATATTAATTCCAATTTGGCAACTGCTATAAGAACTATTATAATATTAATAATGTCTTGGATTATAGTTTTTTATACAAATAAAAACACCTCTATAATTGAAACTATAAAAAATATAAACAGCAAAACATTAATATTTATAATACTTTCTGGCATAGCAACTGGTCTTTCTTGGATATTTTACTTTAAGGCTTTGCAGATTGGAAATGTAAATAAAGCAGCTGTAATAGATAAACTCTCTATAGTATTTACAATTATATTAGCTTCTATATTTTTGAAAGAGGCTTTAACATTAAAGGTTATAATAGGGGCTGTTTTTATACTCGCGGGTACTTTGATAATAACTTTATAA
- a CDS encoding VIT1/CCC1 transporter family protein: protein METNISKETLKLLLEMQQNEVTEHAVYLNLAKFVKKEDDKKVLIRIAKEEYAHSKILEKYTNKKLNPQKFKVLKFFILSFIFGYTFVIKIMEGGEKDAEYIYSKIVEEVPDAKKIAFEEDEHEKSLIDILDEERLKYVGSMVLGLSDALVEISGTLAGLSFALQNNRLVALSGIITGISATLSMASSEYLSAKADGDKNAFKSSSYTGIMYLITVSLLILPYLIYPNNHYLYALITMLCIVVFIIFFFTYYISVAKSLPFKKRFLEMAGISLTVAGISFLVGLLVKQFLGIDI from the coding sequence ATGGAAACAAATATTTCAAAAGAAACATTAAAACTCTTACTTGAAATGCAGCAAAATGAAGTTACAGAGCATGCAGTATATTTAAATTTAGCAAAGTTTGTAAAAAAAGAAGATGATAAAAAAGTGCTTATTAGAATAGCAAAAGAAGAATATGCACATTCAAAAATACTAGAGAAATATACAAATAAAAAATTAAATCCTCAGAAGTTTAAAGTATTAAAATTTTTTATATTAAGTTTTATATTCGGATATACTTTTGTTATAAAGATTATGGAAGGCGGTGAAAAAGACGCTGAGTATATATATTCAAAGATAGTAGAAGAAGTTCCTGATGCCAAAAAAATAGCATTTGAAGAAGATGAGCATGAAAAAAGCCTTATTGATATTTTAGATGAAGAAAGACTAAAATATGTAGGCTCTATGGTTTTGGGATTAAGCGATGCATTAGTAGAGATAAGCGGTACATTGGCAGGTCTTAGTTTCGCATTGCAAAATAACCGTCTTGTCGCTTTATCTGGAATTATTACTGGAATATCAGCTACACTTTCTATGGCTTCATCAGAGTATTTATCTGCCAAAGCTGACGGAGATAAAAATGCTTTTAAGTCTTCATCATATACTGGAATAATGTATTTAATAACTGTTAGTCTTCTTATACTGCCTTATCTAATATACCCTAATAATCATTATTTGTATGCATTAATTACTATGCTTTGTATAGTGGTATTTATAATATTTTTCTTCACATACTATATATCAGTTGCTAAGAGTTTGCCTTTTAAGAAAAGATTTTTAGAGATGGCTGGAATAAGTTTAACTGTTGCTGGTATAAGTTTTTTAGTTGGGCTTTTAGTTAAGCAGTTTTTGGGAATAGATATTTAA
- a CDS encoding HAD family hydrolase, with product MNKLDLVIFDMDGLLLDTETISLAAWKKTFKNYNIDIDVEKLFFSKILGSNETSIKNTMMEISKIDEKTFYDIIDNQIEEAFNIVREDGINIKKGATELINFLNDKEIKKAIASSSIRKKVDLYLEKTNLKKEFDYILCGDEAKRPKPYPDLYNNVCSYFNTDKNNVIILEDSKNGLLSAKNANIEKRFYIPDLLLLSEEDEKELSYKKFNDLIEVRDYIKSNFF from the coding sequence ATGAATAAATTAGATTTGGTAATATTCGATATGGACGGACTTTTACTTGATACTGAAACTATAAGTTTAGCTGCTTGGAAAAAAACTTTTAAAAATTATAATATTGATATTGACGTTGAAAAACTTTTTTTTAGCAAGATATTAGGCTCAAATGAAACTTCTATAAAAAATACAATGATGGAAATATCAAAAATCGATGAAAAAACATTTTATGATATTATAGATAATCAAATTGAAGAGGCTTTTAATATAGTAAGAGAAGACGGCATAAATATAAAAAAAGGTGCCACTGAACTTATTAATTTTTTAAATGATAAAGAAATAAAAAAAGCTATAGCAAGTTCAAGCATAAGAAAAAAAGTTGATTTATATTTAGAGAAAACTAATTTAAAAAAAGAATTTGATTATATATTATGCGGTGATGAAGCCAAGCGTCCAAAGCCTTATCCTGATTTGTATAATAATGTATGCAGCTATTTTAATACTGATAAAAATAATGTAATAATATTAGAAGATTCTAAAAACGGTTTATTATCTGCTAAAAATGCTAATATAGAAAAAAGATTTTATATACCAGATTTGCTTTTATTGTCAGAAGAAGATGAAAAAGAATTATCGTACAAAAAATTTAATGATTTAATAGAAGTAAGAGACTATATAAAAAGTAATTTTTTTTAA